One genomic segment of Methanobrevibacter sp. includes these proteins:
- a CDS encoding CBS domain-containing protein produces MLTSVQKEILQTLINLYQNSDGKSIKGEDIAEVMNRNPGTIRNQMQSLRSLSLVKGVPGPRGGYKPTIEAYHTLNISFTDSSAKVPVYKENKKLEDVSVAKIEFTSVPHPGECEAVIKVLGSIKDLHLGDIIRVGPTPVNNLGIIGEIVGRDDMDNILLLDISTIRSIPKNSVYDIATLDLIYLKPGDSIKDAAHLLSQNNIDGAPVITEGVAIGMVSLVDIVKALAEGKENEDVRDIMSKRLFFIDKDTKIATAVYKMYKFGISRLIVVDDDYTPIGVVTRTDLIETITNLKNFPLLNDNNLEDEI; encoded by the coding sequence ATGTTAACTTCTGTACAAAAGGAAATTTTACAGACTTTAATCAATTTGTATCAGAATTCTGATGGAAAGTCCATCAAGGGTGAGGACATTGCTGAAGTGATGAACCGAAACCCAGGGACAATCAGAAATCAGATGCAATCCCTTAGAAGTTTAAGTCTTGTAAAAGGTGTGCCAGGACCTCGTGGTGGCTATAAGCCTACTATTGAAGCATACCATACTTTAAACATATCCTTTACAGACAGCAGCGCTAAGGTTCCTGTCTATAAGGAAAACAAAAAGTTGGAGGATGTTTCAGTAGCTAAGATTGAGTTTACAAGCGTTCCACATCCTGGTGAATGTGAAGCAGTCATAAAGGTTTTGGGAAGCATTAAGGATCTCCATTTGGGAGACATTATCCGTGTGGGACCTACCCCTGTCAATAACCTAGGTATAATAGGGGAAATCGTAGGAAGAGACGATATGGATAACATTTTGCTATTGGATATCAGCACAATAAGAAGCATTCCTAAAAACTCAGTCTATGACATTGCTACCTTGGATTTGATTTACCTTAAGCCAGGTGATTCAATCAAGGATGCGGCTCACTTGCTCTCACAAAACAATATCGATGGGGCTCCAGTAATCACTGAAGGCGTGGCCATTGGTATGGTTTCATTGGTGGATATTGTAAAGGCATTGGCTGAAGGAAAGGAAAATGAGGATGTCAGGGACATAATGTCCAAGAGACTGTTCTTCATTGACAAGGATACAAAGATAGCCACTGCAGTCTACAAGATGTATAAGTTTGGTATTAGCAGACTGATTGTGGTTGATGATGACTACACTCCAATCGGTGTTGTCACACGTACCGACCTCATTGAGACAATTACCAATCTGAAGAATTTCCCATTGTTGAATGACAACAATCTGGAAGATGAGATTTAA
- a CDS encoding deoxyuridine 5'-triphosphate nucleotidohydrolase, whose product MLGEIELKKLFPDFEDLVQPSGIDLELDEIFIQKSEGSLIDNEKNLPEIEALEGPIYTLKPHTAYLASIKRKVKIPKGYTMLYLPRSTLLRSFVSVQTAVGDPGFYGTLMFMIYNHGEYDYKIKSGDRIAQAVVFPVEGSGEYNGSYQEEE is encoded by the coding sequence ATGCTTGGTGAAATTGAACTTAAGAAACTTTTTCCGGACTTTGAGGATTTGGTCCAGCCATCTGGAATCGATTTGGAGCTTGATGAGATTTTCATCCAAAAATCTGAAGGGTCATTGATTGACAATGAGAAGAACCTTCCTGAGATTGAAGCTTTGGAAGGGCCAATCTATACCTTAAAGCCTCATACTGCATATTTGGCTTCCATAAAGCGCAAGGTGAAGATTCCTAAAGGCTATACCATGCTCTATTTGCCAAGGTCTACCTTGCTTAGGTCTTTCGTTTCCGTTCAGACAGCAGTCGGAGACCCTGGATTCTATGGAACCTTGATGTTTATGATCTACAATCATGGAGAATACGATTACAAGATAAAGTCAGGGGATAGGATAGCTCAGGCAGTTGTATTTCCAGTGGAAGGGTCCGGCGAATATAACGGTTCCTATCAGGAAGAGGAATAA
- a CDS encoding ATP phosphoribosyltransferase → MVEITIGLPKGSLNNVNRGNTYQLFVDAGYEVRGYEPGNESYEINILNDDEISAYLTRPQSTPVELNRGMVDIAIVGEDWVKEESVLSDNDIVKIGDLNYGETRLIVAVPKESPYENLSQVFRENKDRDKPILCFTEYPNLTRKYIMENEAYQEIYGDAVPYVQVRGLRDGDNKKVQVINSDGATEVYIAKGADLIVDNTQTGSSLRKAGLKELETILHSSAGLYAGISCDEEKMVKAKMIYEQLLGAVTARKYFDVKFNIANDSVEKVCNYLVENKFCSAEPTVNEGSSFSQINVLIPKNHFPEMLDGIKELGASSVIRSDVKQYVI, encoded by the coding sequence ATGGTGGAAATAACAATTGGCTTGCCTAAAGGCAGCTTGAATAATGTAAACAGAGGAAACACTTATCAGTTATTCGTTGATGCAGGTTATGAAGTAAGGGGATATGAACCTGGAAACGAATCCTATGAAATCAATATCCTTAACGATGATGAGATAAGCGCTTATTTGACTCGTCCTCAAAGTACTCCTGTTGAATTGAATAGGGGAATGGTTGACATAGCTATTGTCGGTGAGGATTGGGTTAAAGAAGAGTCTGTCTTAAGCGACAATGACATAGTTAAAATCGGAGATTTGAATTATGGCGAGACCCGTCTGATTGTGGCTGTTCCTAAGGAATCCCCTTATGAAAACCTATCCCAGGTCTTCAGGGAGAATAAGGACAGGGATAAGCCTATCTTATGCTTTACAGAATATCCTAACCTAACCAGAAAGTACATCATGGAAAATGAGGCATATCAGGAAATCTATGGAGATGCGGTTCCATATGTTCAAGTGAGAGGGCTAAGAGATGGAGACAACAAGAAGGTTCAGGTTATCAATTCAGATGGTGCCACTGAAGTCTATATTGCAAAAGGCGCAGACTTGATTGTCGACAACACCCAAACAGGAAGCAGCTTAAGAAAGGCAGGCCTTAAGGAGCTTGAAACCATTTTACATTCTTCAGCAGGATTATATGCCGGCATAAGCTGTGACGAAGAGAAGATGGTAAAGGCAAAAATGATCTATGAACAGCTATTGGGTGCTGTAACAGCAAGAAAATACTTCGATGTGAAGTTCAACATTGCAAACGATTCTGTGGAAAAGGTCTGTAACTATTTGGTTGAAAACAAGTTCTGCAGTGCAGAGCCTACCGTAAATGAGGGATCAAGCTTTTCACAGATTAATGTATTGATTCCTAAAAACCATTTCCCTGAAATGTTGGATGGAATTAAGGAATTAGGGGCTTCTTCTGTTATTAGAAGTGATGTAAAGCAATATGTTATTTAA
- a CDS encoding CapA family protein — MKILIVIFLILLALSICGTILLSMDDSSNYDLGHDDVSVAVTGDVMFGRKMPAVLDSGESPFRYVENVTKNADILLVNFENPVTTSSYAVKGDVPLKANPKYTYLLAGANDNVVASQANNHALDYGTVGLNESINNLKEAGIYVIGAGMNIDEATKPVSIDCGDRKVTILNYMDADNFREYRGVMDPATANSSGYSAYDTELAQRQVQEARENGSSIIIAYLHYGNEYSRSPNENQIKISHELINDGADIVIGSHAHVTQGVEMYNGKPIFYNLGNFIFDQSNPATHRSYFLNLDLVEDNCTVTLYPTYVSNYLPHFMDSQSGKALINELNPHCDDLKVNDDGTGKLTFRLGKITNETS; from the coding sequence TTGAAAATTTTAATTGTAATTTTTCTAATTCTTTTGGCATTGTCCATTTGCGGAACCATTTTATTGTCAATGGATGATAGCTCAAATTATGATTTGGGCCATGATGATGTCTCAGTTGCAGTTACTGGAGATGTTATGTTCGGCCGTAAGATGCCTGCTGTTTTGGACTCTGGCGAAAGCCCATTCAGATATGTTGAAAACGTTACCAAAAATGCGGACATTCTGCTTGTGAACTTTGAGAATCCTGTAACCACATCATCTTATGCGGTTAAAGGGGATGTGCCGTTGAAGGCCAATCCTAAATATACCTATCTATTGGCAGGTGCCAATGACAATGTTGTGGCATCACAGGCAAATAACCATGCTTTGGATTACGGTACAGTGGGCCTCAATGAAAGCATCAATAACTTGAAGGAAGCAGGCATTTATGTGATAGGTGCAGGAATGAATATAGACGAGGCAACAAAGCCTGTAAGCATAGACTGCGGAGACAGAAAGGTCACCATATTGAATTATATGGATGCTGACAACTTCAGGGAATACAGGGGAGTGATGGATCCTGCAACAGCCAACAGTTCAGGATACTCTGCATATGACACAGAACTTGCACAGAGACAAGTGCAGGAAGCCCGTGAAAACGGCTCAAGCATTATCATTGCATATCTCCATTATGGAAACGAATATAGCCGAAGCCCTAATGAAAACCAGATAAAGATATCCCATGAACTGATCAATGACGGTGCGGATATCGTAATAGGATCTCATGCTCACGTTACTCAGGGAGTAGAGATGTACAATGGAAAGCCTATTTTCTACAATTTGGGAAATTTCATATTTGACCAGTCAAACCCTGCTACCCACAGGTCTTATTTCCTTAATTTGGATTTGGTTGAGGACAATTGTACCGTGACACTTTATCCAACTTATGTGTCCAACTATTTGCCTCACTTCATGGATTCCCAATCTGGTAAGGCATTGATAAATGAATTGAATCCACATTGCGATGACTTAAAGGTAAATGATGATGGTACTGGCAAATTGACATTTAGATTAGGTAAGATAACTAATGAAACCAGTTAA